A single region of the Alosa alosa isolate M-15738 ecotype Scorff River chromosome 6, AALO_Geno_1.1, whole genome shotgun sequence genome encodes:
- the atoh1c gene encoding pancreas transcription factor 1 subunit alpha, whose translation MPRRRPPCAQYVLRQTDATLLKSSHPAVVSHGSPPIQTLVEGSWTEVRTTERAHCEPCALVELRLPGLRYVDQDQSAVARAKRRRRLAANARERRRMLGLNVAFDRLRSVIPNMESERKLSKSETLQMAQIYIATLSELLQDEGCQPDFGYTRIAVTTEQVDAQRAEPSSCDSAAEDTELSEPDTRNDVPGRAASPGQSDDEHKLELKELMNFWERTSGTK comes from the coding sequence ATGCCTCGACGCAGACCCCCGTGCGCTCAGTACGTATTACGACAGACGGATGCAACTCTTCTGAAGAGTTCGCATCCTGCTGTGGTCTCACACGGATCACCGCCTATACAGACTCTGGTAGAGGGCAGCTGGACGGAGGTTCGGACCACGGAGAGGGCGCACTGTGAACCGTGCGCTCTCGTAGAGCTCAGGCTACCGGGACTCCGCTACGTCGACCAGGACCAGAGCGCGGTGGCCAGAGCCAAGAGACGGCGGCGGCTGGCGGCAAATGCGCGGGAGAGACGAAGGATGCTTGGGCTGAATGTGGCATTCGACCGACTGCGCAGCGTCATCCCGAACATGGAGAGCGAGCGGAAGCTGTCCAAATCAGAGACACTGCAGATGGCACAGATCTACATCGCCACACTCAGCGAGCTTCTGCAGGACGAGGGTTGTCAGCCAGATTTCGGTTACACGCGCATCGCCGTGACAACGGAGCAGGTGGATGCGCAGCGCGCCGAGCCATCATCCTGCGATTCCGCAGCAGAGGACACTGAACTGTCCGAACCCGACACGCGCAATGACGTTCCTGGGCGCGCGGCTAGCCCGGGACAGTCTGATGATGAACATAAGCTCGAGCTGAAAGAGTTGATGAACTTTTGGGAGAGAACGAGTGGAACAAAATGA